The Hylaeus volcanicus isolate JK05 unplaced genomic scaffold, UHH_iyHylVolc1.0_haploid 10766, whole genome shotgun sequence sequence TACATAGCTAAGAAGATCAAGCCATATATCGGTTTGAATGAACATCATGTCAAAGACTCAAGAGACTTCGTAGAGAAGATAAGGGCCATCAATGTAAGAGAAGAAGATTTATTAGTCTCCTTTGATGTGAAGTCGTTATTCACGAAGGTCCCAATAGAAGACACGTTACAACTTATGAAACATATGCTGAACCCAGAAGAGATGAAATTGGCGGAATTATGTTTGAAGACcacgtattttcttttcaatggaaaatattacaaacaaatAGAAGGCGCAAGCATGGGATCTCCTCTAAGTCCACTAGCGGCAGAAGTTTTCATGGAAGACTTTGAAAAAAGAGCGTTAGCGTCAGCAAAGATGAAGCCAACTCACTGGTTCAGATATGTTGACGACACATTCGTCATTTGGCCCCATGGAAGAGAGCACCTAGATACATTCTTCAAATATATAGATGAATTTCATACAAACATCAAGTTTACTATGGAAATAGAAAAGGACGGAATACTCCCATTTCTGGATGTCAAGATAGAAAAAGCAAACGGAAGATTGGAACATACTGTCTACAGAAAGCCAACCCACACAGATAGATACTTGAACGCAGCTTCGCATCACCACCCGGCCCAAAAGAATACCCTGATTAGAACCCTGATGAATAGAGCTCTCCGTATTGCAGAAccaaaacattttaaaaaagaagaaaggcaCCTGAAAACAGCTTTAAGGAAAAATGGTTACGgcgataatgaaataaagaaacagtTTACAAAGGCAAAATCGAATCAAAGAAGAGATAAAGTAGATGAGAACCGGCCCAATAAGAAGAAAGTTATAATACCATATATAAAAGGAACAACGGAAAGGATAGCCAAAACCTTGAGAAAATTTGACATAGAAACGATTTTTACAACTGATCGAAAAATAGGCCAAATGTTAAGAAACCCCAAGGATAGTCTTCACCTCAGAA is a genomic window containing:
- the LOC128882340 gene encoding uncharacterized protein LOC128882340, whose amino-acid sequence is SRDFVEKIRAINVREEDLLVSFDVKSLFTKVPIEDTLQLMKHMLNPEEMKLAELCLKTTYFLFNGKYYKQIEGASMGSPLSPLAAEVFMEDFEKRALASAKMKPTHWFRYVDDTFVIWPHGREHLDTFFKYIDEFHTNIKFTMEIEKDGILPFLDVKIEKANGRLEHTVYRKPTHTDRYLNAASHHHPAQKNTLIRTLMNRALRIAEPKHFKKEERHLKTALRKNGYGDNEIKKQFTKAKSNQRRDKVDENRPNKKKVIIPYIKGTTERIAKTLRKFDIETIFTTDRKIGQMLRNPKDSLHLRTPGIYSIPCSCGKEYIGQTGRLIRTRLNEHMNNIKNVNTEKSAVAEHFYRTNHVIEFDKANVLASIDNYQQRVIREAIEIVKQPQNFNKEDGYKLSKLWHSIIPLRKPKKEETPTDTRKEEVEVTR